The following proteins come from a genomic window of Gossypium raimondii isolate GPD5lz chromosome 5, ASM2569854v1, whole genome shotgun sequence:
- the LOC105769287 gene encoding 26S proteasome non-ATPase regulatory subunit 14 homolog, translated as MSGLDRLQRMFAGAGGALGHPPPDSPTLDSSEQVYISSLALLKMLKHGRAGVPMEVMGLMLGEFVDEYTVRVVDVFAMPQSGTGVSVEAVDHVFQTNMLDMLKQTGRPEMVVGWYHSHPGFGCWLSGVDINTQQSFEALNQRAVAVVVDPIQSVKGKVVIDAFRLINPQTMMLGQEPRQTTSNLGHLNKPSIQALIHGLNRHYYSIAINYRKNELEEKMLLNLHKKKWTDGLTLRRFDTHSKTNEQTVQEMLNLAIKYNKAVQEEDELPPEKLAIANVGRQDAKKHLEEHVSNLMSSNIVQTLGTMLDTVVF; from the exons ATGTCAGGATTGGACCGTTTGCAAAGGATGTTCGCCGGTGCTGGCGGCGCTTTGGGTCATCCGCCGCCGGATTCCCCGACCCTTGATTCTTCGGAGCAGGTCTATATCTCCTCTCTCGCCCTCCTCAAAATGCTCAAGCATG GAAGAGCTGGAGTTCCCATGGAAGTTATGGGTTTGATGTTGGGAGAGTTTGTTGATGAGTACACTGTGCGTGTCGTGGATGTCTTTGCAATGCCACAGAGTGGTACCGGTGTTAGTGTCGAAGCTGTGGATCATGTTTTCCAAACGAATATGCTTGACATGCTCAAACAAACTGGAAG GCCAGAGATGGTTGTGGGTTGGTACCATTCACATCCAGGATTCGGCTGCTGGCTTTCTGGTGTCGACATAAACACACAGCAG AGTTTTGAAGCTTTGAATCAAAGGGCTGTAGCAGTGGTGGTGGACCCAATTCAGAGTGTTAAGGGGAAGGTGGTAATTGATGCATTCCGTTTGATCAATCCACAAACCATGATGCTTGGCCAAGAACCACGTCAGACAACTTCAAATCTAGGGCATCTTAATAAGCCATCTATCCAA GCCTTGATCCATGGACTAAATAGACACTACTACTCTATAGCCATTAACTACAGAAAGAATGAACTTGAGGAAAAGATGCTATTGAATCTTCATAAAAAGAAGTGGACAGATGGACTGACACTTCGGCGTTTTGATACCCATTCGAAAACCAATGAACAGACTGTTCAG GAAATGCTTAATTTAGCTATAAAATACAACAAGGCAGTGCAGGAGGAAGATGAATTACCCCCTGAGAAGCTAGCAATAGCAAATGTTGGGAGACAAGATGCCAAGAAGCACTTAGAGGAACACGTCTCAAACTTGATGTCCTCAAACATAGTTCAGACTTTGGGAACTATGCTTGACACTGTTGTGTTCTAG
- the LOC105771133 gene encoding probable carboxylesterase 2, with translation MESNASEVALDLFPYLKVYKNGTLERIAGVEVVPPGLDPETNVLSKDIVIVPETGVSARIYRPNLISEDRKLPLVVYFHGGAFCVASPAFPPYHTSLNKLVAEANIIALSVDYRLVPEHPLPTAYEDSWVALQWIASHKDEDGNQEAWIKDYVGFEQVFLAGDSAGGNIAHHLALRIKESNLGQKLKILGIGMIHPYFWGTSPIGPELNDRSRKELVDKWWLYVCPTDKGCDDPLINPFVDGESADLAGLACDRILIIVAEKDILKGRGWLYYDKLVKSGWKGKAEIMETEGEDHVFHIFNPDCDNANRLTKRLASFFNQGKLPFQLKCQSEVLG, from the coding sequence ATGGAATCTAACGCCTCGGAGGTTGCTCTTGATTTGTTTCCCTACCTTAAAGTCTACAAAAATGGAACGCTCGAGAGAATCGCCGGAGTCGAAGTAGTTCCCCCGGGACTTGACCCTGAAACCAACGTCTTATCAAAAGACATCGTCATCGTCCCCGAAACCGGCGTCTCAGCTAGGATTTACCGCCCCAACTTAATTAGTGAAGATCGAAAGCTTCCCCTTGTAGTTTATTTTCATGGTGGAGCCTTCTGTGTAGCATCGCCAGCTTTTCCGCCCTACCATACCAGCCTCAACAAGCTCGTTGCTGAGGCTAACATCATTGCTCTTTCAGTTGATTACAGGTTGGTCCCGGAGCATCCTCTTCCTACTGCATATGAAGATTCATGGGTTGCACTTCAGTGGATTGCTTCTCACAAGGATGAAGATGGCAACCAGGAAGCTTGGATCAAGGACTATGTTGGGTTCGAACAGGTGTTTTTGGCTGGTGATAGTGCTGGGGGCAATATTGCACATCACTTGGCTTTACGAATCAAGGAATCGAATTTGGGTCAAAAGCTGAAGATTCTTGGTATCGGTATGATCCATCCTTACTTTTGGGGAACGAGCCCGATTGGACCGGAGCTTAATGATCGGTCCAGGAAAGAATTAGTGGATAAGTGGTGGTTATACGTTTGTCCCACCGACAAAGGGTGCGATGATCCGCTTATCAATCCGTTTGTGGATGGTGAGAGTGCTGATCTTGCAGGCTTGGCATGTGATAGAATCCTTATAATTGTTGCAGAGAAGGATATACTAAAGGGTAGAGGGTGGTTGTATTATGATAAATTGGTGAAATCAGGGTGGAAAGGTAAGGCAGAGATTATGGAGACGGAAGGTGAGGATCATGTGTTCCATATCTTTAATCCTGATTGTGACAACGCCAACCGCTTGACCAAGCGTTTGGCTTCTTTCTTTAACCAAGGGAAGCTTCCTTTCCAATTAAAATGTCAAAGCGAGGTGCTTGGTTAG
- the LOC105769286 gene encoding probable carboxylesterase 2: MSSITSEVALDLFPFLKVYKDGTLKRLAGVEVVPPGLDPETNVLSKDILILPKTGVSARIYRPNLVTEPQKLPLVVYFHGGAFCAASPASLEYHTSLNKLVAEANIIALSVDYRLVPEHPLPTAYEDSWAALQWVASHKEENGNHEAWIKDYVELDEVFLTGDSSGANIAHHLALRIKESNLSYKLKIAGIGMIHPYFWGTNPIGSEVTDQFRKELVDKWWLYVCPSDKGCDDPLINPFVDGSSDLANLACDRILVIVAEKDILRDRGKLYYDKLVKSGWKGKAEFMETEGEDHVFHIFHPDCAKAKSLIQRLASFFKM; the protein is encoded by the coding sequence ATGAGTTCTATCACTTCAGAAGTTGCTCTTGATTTGTTTCCCTTCCTTAAAGTATACAAAGATGGAACCCTCAAGAGACTCGCCGGAGTCGAAGTAGTTCCCCCTGGACTTGACCCTGAAACCAACGTTTTATCAAAGGACATCCTCATCCTACCCAAAACGGGCGTCTCAGCTAGGATTTACCGCCCCAACTTGGTTACTGAACCTCAAAAGCTGCCCCTTGTAGTTTATTTTCATGGCGGAGCCTTTTGTGCAGCATCGCCTGCTTCTCTGGAGTACCATACCAGCCTCAACAAGCTCGTTGCTGAGGCTAACATCATAGCTCTTTCAGTTGACTATAGGTTAGTCCCGGAACATCCTCTTCCGACTGCATATGAAGATTCATGGGCTGCACTCCAGTGGGTGGCTTCCCACAAGGAGGAAAATGGCAACCATGAGGCTTGGATCAAGGATTATGTTGAGTTAGATGAGGTGTTTTTGACTGGTGATAGTTCTGGTGCCAATATTGCACATCATTTGGCTTTACGAATTAAGGAATCTAATTTGAGTTACAAGCTGAAGATCGCTGGTATTGGTATGATCCATCCTTACTTTTGGGGAACCAACCCGATTGGATCGGAGGTTACTGATCAGTTCAGGAAAGAATTAGTGGATAAGTGGTGGTTGTATGTTTGTCCCTCTGATAAAGGGTGCGATGATCCGCTAATCAATCCGTTTGTGGATGGATCCTCTGATCTTGCAAACTTGGCATGTGATAGAATCCTTGTTATTGTTGCAGAGAAGGATATACTAAGGGACAGAGGGAAGTTGTATTATGATAAATTGGTGAAATCTGGGTGGAAGGGAAAGGCAGAGTTTATGGAGACAGAAGGCGAGGATCATGTGTTCCATATCTTTCATCCAGATTGTGCCAAGGCCAAGAGCTTGATCCAACGTTTGGCTTCTTTCTTTAAAATGTGA